AAAAAAGCACTCGCTCTTGTGCAAAGTACTTCTCATGTCCATGCACCAGATGACTTTACAGCAAATGTAATGGCAAAATTACCGAAAGAGAAGAAAAAAATAGGAGTGGAAAGATGGTTTAGGAAGCACCCATTTTTAGTTGCCGCATCACTATTTGTTGTCTTGATGGGATCTACCTTATTCTCTTCGTGGGGAAATAATGATGAGCTTGTCTTTACAAAGTATGATGGCCTTATTGTTGAAGGGCAAACAGTTGTTGTTCCAGAAGATGTTGTGATGACGGAAGATTTATATGTTAAAAATGGTAATGTGATTATTGAAGGAGAAGTCAAAGGAGATATTACAGTCATTAATGGAAATGTCATCAATGACGAACATGAACAATACATGGCTTCAGCGGGCAATGTTACAGGAGAGATTGAAGAGATTGATCAAGCGTTTGAATGGCTATGGTACCGTATGAAAAGTTTTGGTAAAGAGTTGCTTTCCCTTTTCGAATAATTGATACTATCTATCAAGTTTTTCTGAATTAAGGCTACCGTTTGAGGGAAAATATATGCACGTATGGTATAATGACCTAGTTAGAGATGCCTATAGCCAATTTTCACGGCTTACGCTTTCGATTAATGTATTGGAGGATGTAAAATGCCGTTTGATGATTTTTTGTCAGAGTTAACAGTTTTAAACAGTGTAACGAAGATGATTGATATATTGTTAGTGTGGTTTGTTATATACAAGTTAATAATGCTTATCCGCGGCACAAAGGCTG
The DNA window shown above is from Bacillus spongiae and carries:
- a CDS encoding zf-HC2 domain-containing protein; the protein is MKKCPEVIIDYMHEYLDENCSPEQEKQLKVHLHQCEDCQQHFHELKKALALVQSTSHVHAPDDFTANVMAKLPKEKKKIGVERWFRKHPFLVAASLFVVLMGSTLFSSWGNNDELVFTKYDGLIVEGQTVVVPEDVVMTEDLYVKNGNVIIEGEVKGDITVINGNVINDEHEQYMASAGNVTGEIEEIDQAFEWLWYRMKSFGKELLSLFE